A genomic window from Leptospira broomii serovar Hurstbridge str. 5399 includes:
- a CDS encoding alpha/beta hydrolase, giving the protein MELAPEMAEYVQKILSLGLKGFSEGTPHQRREGYSAIRSLLGEGPEMVDIFDTSISTSNGNLVVRNYIPKKEIHSRILYFHGGGWVVGNLNDFDPFARTLANGTSSSVSLVDYRLAPEFPFPAAIDDATLALEWIATRKDWEKYSLVVAGDSAGGNLASVIVREARDKKWPKIDLQVLIYPVTDANFETASYKTFEQGPGLTRRDMEWFWNQYIPDKSKRNDPRASPLQAENLRDLPPTIIFTAGLDPLRDDGELYADRLASEGVPTYFKRFDGYTHGFFTKVNILSAPEEGIREISNVIEGIIQGEANERLSLSRKIHHKTGEKF; this is encoded by the coding sequence ATGGAATTAGCTCCGGAGATGGCTGAGTACGTGCAAAAGATTTTGTCCTTGGGGCTAAAAGGATTTAGCGAAGGAACTCCTCATCAGAGAAGGGAAGGATATTCTGCGATTCGTTCCCTTTTAGGAGAAGGGCCGGAGATGGTCGATATTTTCGATACGTCGATTTCAACTTCGAATGGAAACCTAGTCGTAAGAAATTATATTCCGAAAAAAGAAATCCATTCCCGCATTCTTTATTTCCACGGAGGCGGCTGGGTTGTTGGAAATTTGAATGATTTCGATCCTTTTGCAAGGACTTTAGCTAATGGAACTTCAAGTTCAGTTTCTCTTGTCGATTATCGACTAGCTCCTGAGTTTCCATTCCCTGCGGCAATCGATGATGCAACTCTCGCATTGGAATGGATTGCCACTCGGAAAGATTGGGAAAAATATTCCTTGGTAGTGGCGGGCGACAGCGCGGGCGGAAATCTTGCTTCAGTAATAGTGAGAGAAGCTAGAGATAAAAAGTGGCCGAAGATCGATCTGCAAGTTTTAATTTATCCGGTAACTGATGCAAATTTCGAAACTGCCTCCTACAAAACCTTTGAACAAGGACCCGGACTTACTCGAAGGGATATGGAATGGTTTTGGAATCAGTATATTCCCGACAAGAGTAAAAGAAACGACCCTCGGGCATCGCCTCTACAAGCCGAAAATTTACGGGACCTTCCGCCGACGATTATCTTTACGGCCGGTTTGGATCCGTTAAGAGACGATGGAGAATTATATGCGGATCGATTGGCCTCTGAAGGCGTGCCGACTTATTTTAAACGTTTCGACGGTTATACTCACGGCTTCTTTACTAAAGTAAATATCTTGTCCGCGCCGGAGGAAGGAATTCGAGAAATTTCAAATGTAATTGAAGGAATTATTCAGGGTGAGGCAAATGAACGCCTTTCATTAAGTCGGAAAATCCATCATAAAACGGGTGAAAAATTTTGA